The Streptomyces achromogenes DNA segment CTGCGTGACTCCCCTACGGCCCGCCAGAGAAGGCGGCCGAGGGCATGGCATACGAGTGCGTGGCCTTACGGTCGGACGGAAGGCAGCGGTGCTCCTCGTCATCAAGTTCACCTGCCAAGCGGGCCGCCCAATCCTCGATCTCGGTGACGTCCCTGAAGTCACCACCCTTCCCCGAGCGGGGGACCATCCTGGCGACGCGCCTATCGCGCGCCTTTCTCGAGGCAACTGCCGAAGTGACGTTCCCTGGCGGCCAGCCGCTGGCGATCCAGGATCTATTCGAGCAGCAAGGCAGCGAACGCTGTGGGGACGAGTACATTGGTGCGCCCCGTGGTGTGCGGCATGGCCGTGCCCGCCACGCTCTTCCGATTCGCCCCCGGCCCTGCGCAGGCCAGGGTCTCCTGATCTTCTCTACCGGCGACGGCCCTCCGGCGGCACGTACGGCGGGACATCGCGGCCCGGCTGCCAGCGCGAGCCCTGGTGCATACGCCGAAGGATCACGGCCATGCCGATGGTGACGATAAGCCACAGCACGCCGCACGCCACTGCCCAGCCGGGCCGCCCGACCAGGGCGAACACGACCGTTCCGAAGGTTGCCCAGACCAGACCCCAGACACTCAGCCAGAAGCGCGCTCGCAGGGGACTCCGGGCTGTCATCGGTTCATTGCCCGTACGCATCAAAACCACTACTCCTCGACCTGTCCTGTGGGAGGTGGGCTCAGCCATGGGGGACAACGGCGATGGGACAGGCCGCATGGTGCACGGCCGCTTGGGCCACGGGCCCGAGCCGCGGCGCCAGGGCGCCCCGGTGCCTGCGTCTGCCAACGACCAGCAGTCCCGCCGTCTCCGTGTCGTGGACGACTGCTCTGGCCGGGCTGTCAAGGGTGAGGACTTTGATCACCGCGCACACCGCGGAACTTCTTGCGCCATGGACGGAGTTGCTTGCGGAGCTTCTTCTGCGCCTTGTCCGTGATCTCTGCGGCAACTTCAGCGTCCACGCCCCAGGGCATATGCGCCTGCACCGGTACCTCGTGGCCGTGGACAGCCCGTAGGGGCACTCCGCGTGCGTGGGCGGCAGAGAAGGCGAACTCGAACAGCTCATCGCATGGGTCCCGCAGGCTCAGGCCGACCACCACGCAGTTGCCGACGGGAGAAGGCCCTGTCTCCTCCAGGCTTGCACGTACGAGGACCACCGGCCGCTCGGCCCGTGACACGACGTCCATGCTGGTGCTGCCAAGGAAGTAACTGCCAGCCGCCAGTCCACGCGAGCCCAGCACGATCATCCGGGATTTCGCTGCCGCTGTCAGCAGTGCGGGTCTGGCGTCGTCGGCTACAAGATCCTCAACGATGGACAGCACGGGGTAACGCTTGTGGATCTCGACATGCGCGTCGTGAAGAATGCGCTGTGCCCAATGGTGCTGGTCACTCTCCGCAGAGACACCGCGAGGCCCCGGCGCCAGCGGGA contains these protein-coding regions:
- a CDS encoding DUF6343 family protein; this translates as MRTGNEPMTARSPLRARFWLSVWGLVWATFGTVVFALVGRPGWAVACGVLWLIVTIGMAVILRRMHQGSRWQPGRDVPPYVPPEGRRR
- a CDS encoding universal stress protein — translated: MCAVIKVLTLDSPARAVVHDTETAGLLVVGRRRHRGALAPRLGPVAQAAVHHAACPIAVVPHG
- a CDS encoding universal stress protein, whose amino-acid sequence is MKPVLTVGLDGSPESLAAARWGAAAADRQGLTLRLLHAWIPLAPGPRGVSAESDQHHWAQRILHDAHVEIHKRYPVLSIVEDLVADDARPALLTAAAKSRMIVLGSRGLAAGSYFLGSTSMDVVSRAERPVVLVRASLEETGPSPVGNCVVVGLSLRDPCDELFEFAFSAAHARGVPLRAVHGHEVPVQAHMPWGVDAEVAAEITDKAQKKLRKQLRPWRKKFRGVRGDQSPHP